The sequence GACCGTCATCGCGCCCGGCCGCCCGGGCGAGACGGCGGCCACCCGCCCCGCGCACGAGGTCCGCGACGCCGGCCCCGCCCCGCACAACTCGCTGGACGTCTGGTTCGTCCGGATGATGATCCCGCACCACGCACAGGCCCTGGCGATGGCGGAGCTCGCCCCCGACCGGGCCGCCGACCCCGACGTCCGGGCCATCGCCGACCGCATCCGGGCCAGCCAGGGGCCGGAGATGGGCATGATGCGCGGCTGGCTGCAGACCCGTGGCCTCCCGGCGGAGATCCAGGGGCACGACCACGGCACCATGCGCGGCATGCAGTCGCCCGAGGCGATGCGGCAGCTCGCCGCGGTCCGAGGCGCGGACTTCGACCGGCTCTTCGTCCGGATGATGACCGAGCACCACCAGGGCGCCATCCAGATGGCGACCGACCTTCTCACTGTCGGCTCCGACCTGACGCTCAACGAGTTCGCCAACTCCGTCGCCACCGAGCAGACCGTCGAGATCGAACGCATGCGCGAGATCCTCGCCCGCTGAGCACGGCTGCGGGCGCGAAGGTTCAGCGTCCCGGCACGTACGCTGGGTGACCGTGAGACGCACAGTGTTCGGCCGCCCGCTGCGCGGCGTCGCCTTCGACGTGGCCGTCGCCGCCCTGGTGGTGCTCGTCTCCCTGGCCGCGGCGGTGAACCAGCCGGGCGGTTGGGCGGCCACGGCGGTCGGCGTGGCGATGGCAGTGGCGCTGCTGTTCCGCCGCACCCACCCGAGCGCGGTGACGGTCGCGATCGCGGTGCTCGCCCTGGTCCAGGTGATCGCCCGCTGGGGTCCGCTCATCTACGACGTGGCCGTCCTGATCGCCCTCTACAGCGTGGTGAAGTACGGCCGGCGGCTGCGCGACGGCGTCCTGGCCGGCGCGGTCGCGGCCGTTGGCGTGCTGCTGGCCGCCGCGCAGACCCCCAACGTCATCCAGTGGTGGGTGACCGCGCTGTGGTACGCGCTGGTCACCGGGGCGGTGTGGTTGGTCGCGCTGAACGTGCGGACCCGCCGGCTCTACGTGCTCAGCCTGGAGGAGCGGGCCACCACCCTGGAACGCGAGCGGGAGGCCGAGTCCCGGGCGGCGGTCGCCGAGGAGCGCACCCGGATCGCCCGTGAACTGCACGACGTGGTCGCCCACAGCATGGCCGTGATGATCGTCCAGGCGGACGGGGCCCGGTTCATGCTCGACCGTGACCCCGCCCAGGCGCGTACCGCCGTGAAGGTGGTCGCGGACACCGGCCGGCAGGCGCTGGAGGAGATGCGCCGGCTCGTCGGCGTCCTGCGTGACGCCGGTCCGGCCGGCCCGGACGGGGCCGACGGGTTGGCGGTGGCGGCCGACCCCGAGCACCGCCGCCTCGCCCTGGCCGAGCTGCCCGAGCTGCTGGCCCGGTTCGACGA comes from Micromonospora vinacea and encodes:
- a CDS encoding DUF305 domain-containing protein gives rise to the protein MTNRRARTLAVVTLALALPLVVFMVIRLDGDTGTSAPQPVSAPATSAASPTASPVPTDLTVIAPGRPGETAATRPAHEVRDAGPAPHNSLDVWFVRMMIPHHAQALAMAELAPDRAADPDVRAIADRIRASQGPEMGMMRGWLQTRGLPAEIQGHDHGTMRGMQSPEAMRQLAAVRGADFDRLFVRMMTEHHQGAIQMATDLLTVGSDLTLNEFANSVATEQTVEIERMREILAR
- a CDS encoding sensor histidine kinase, with the translated sequence MTVRRTVFGRPLRGVAFDVAVAALVVLVSLAAAVNQPGGWAATAVGVAMAVALLFRRTHPSAVTVAIAVLALVQVIARWGPLIYDVAVLIALYSVVKYGRRLRDGVLAGAVAAVGVLLAAAQTPNVIQWWVTALWYALVTGAVWLVALNVRTRRLYVLSLEERATTLEREREAESRAAVAEERTRIARELHDVVAHSMAVMIVQADGARFMLDRDPAQARTAVKVVADTGRQALEEMRRLVGVLRDAGPAGPDGADGLAVAADPEHRRLALAELPELLARFDDAGLHVRSTVTGTPPALPPGLELTVYRVVQEALTNALKHAGVGAGVEVVLSYTAEAVVVRVVDDGRGRPLVSPAPPGGHGLLGMRERVTVYDGSLTAGPRLTGGWQVEVRLPLRSEPATEVIAA